A stretch of Geomonas oryzisoli DNA encodes these proteins:
- a CDS encoding putative nucleotidyltransferase substrate binding domain-containing protein has protein sequence MPHQIYPPEPGDGELLAELLGEVHAFLPLLDRNEGKKLLEGLVWHGSEELGKLRLYSGREETIIDRVRTETDYAALLKLHEELNLLEMERFLNFYSVTALHENCTWYRDALAGRALELVAAEMPSPPPVPFALVSMGSDGREEQTLITDQDYLIVYSDDGGTEADGYFQEYSRILVERLAEIGFKKCSGGIMPVNDNWRGSLSQWQRRLHAIVRYETEDYGKNMMDLIVLSDARFVAGDAELAGKLVSLIRSLLQDYFMALWGMAKAATEMKLALGFLKRFWTEGSGEHKGSFNLKLLAWAPLVMNVRILAINQGIPATSTVRRIELLEQEHSFSANMARGLVAAYRILTKHRILLQIKVIKGIQNDAYYLNPYSLPSDERERMRQALLLIEDLQKTIHTNFSIV, from the coding sequence ATGCCCCATCAGATCTACCCACCGGAGCCAGGCGACGGGGAACTCCTTGCGGAGTTGCTGGGGGAGGTGCACGCCTTTCTCCCGCTACTGGACCGGAACGAGGGGAAGAAGCTTCTGGAGGGGCTGGTGTGGCACGGCTCGGAAGAGCTCGGCAAGCTGCGCCTGTACTCGGGACGGGAAGAGACCATCATCGACCGGGTGCGGACCGAGACGGACTACGCAGCGCTCTTGAAACTCCACGAGGAGCTGAACCTTTTGGAGATGGAGCGCTTCCTCAACTTCTACTCGGTCACCGCCCTGCACGAGAACTGCACCTGGTACCGCGACGCCCTGGCCGGGCGGGCGCTGGAGCTGGTTGCGGCTGAGATGCCCTCCCCTCCCCCGGTCCCCTTCGCCCTGGTCAGCATGGGGAGCGACGGCCGCGAGGAACAGACCCTCATCACCGACCAGGACTACCTGATCGTCTACAGCGACGACGGCGGTACGGAGGCCGACGGCTACTTCCAGGAATACAGCCGGATCCTGGTGGAGCGGCTGGCCGAGATCGGCTTCAAGAAGTGCAGCGGCGGCATCATGCCCGTGAATGACAACTGGCGCGGCTCACTGTCGCAGTGGCAGCGCCGGCTGCACGCCATCGTCCGCTACGAAACCGAGGACTACGGCAAGAACATGATGGACCTGATCGTCCTCTCCGACGCCCGGTTCGTCGCCGGCGACGCCGAGCTGGCCGGGAAGCTGGTCTCCCTGATCCGCTCCCTGTTGCAGGACTACTTCATGGCACTTTGGGGCATGGCCAAGGCGGCCACCGAGATGAAACTGGCGCTGGGTTTTCTGAAACGGTTCTGGACCGAGGGGAGCGGCGAGCACAAGGGCTCCTTCAACCTGAAGCTCCTCGCCTGGGCCCCCCTGGTGATGAACGTGCGCATCCTGGCCATCAACCAGGGCATTCCCGCCACCTCGACCGTGAGAAGGATCGAGCTTTTGGAACAGGAGCACAGCTTCTCCGCCAACATGGCGCGCGGCCTGGTCGCCGCTTACCGCATCCTTACCAAACACCGCATCCTGCTCCAGATCAAGGTCATCAAGGGGATCCAGAACGACGCCTACTACCTGAACCCCTACTCGCTCCCCAGCGACGAGAGGGAACGCATGAGGCAGGCGCTGCTCCTCATCGAGGATCTGCAAAAGACCATTCACACCAACTTCTCCATAGTCTAG
- a CDS encoding DUF4212 domain-containing protein → MSRPEKTAKVNLLRPKEGHMRDEVHIILAILFGWGVCTFGFQFLVYACRGTGAGSLLTRLTLFNLPLHFWFTGQLLPLWFIVLCVIFNIYVDRITEYHSRRRDRSYE, encoded by the coding sequence ATGAGCCGACCCGAAAAAACCGCAAAGGTAAACCTGCTGCGCCCCAAGGAAGGGCACATGCGGGACGAGGTGCACATCATCCTGGCCATCCTCTTCGGCTGGGGAGTCTGCACCTTCGGTTTCCAGTTCCTGGTCTACGCCTGCCGGGGTACCGGCGCCGGCAGCCTCCTGACCCGGCTCACCCTGTTCAACCTGCCGCTGCACTTCTGGTTCACCGGGCAACTCCTCCCCCTGTGGTTCATCGTCCTGTGCGTCATCTTCAACATCTACGTGGACCGGATCACCGAGTACCACAGCCGCCGGAGAGACAGAAGCTATGAATGA
- a CDS encoding VC_2705 family sodium/solute symporter: MNDSSWSIFVVLLVLLSFILVGLRQKSRESQEYGFGGRYTGRIGGGAAIASNWMSAASLMGLAGIIYLRGYQGLAYVIGWTGGYVLLLVLLASQIRRFGKFTTPEFVGERYGSPAARLMAAVIAIAISIIYCVAQFKGIGLIFAFMFDIGYEQGVIYGALAVVSYLVVSGALGVPRNQQLQYLVICVAFIVPLMWLARKLGYFWLLPQFGYGRALTDLAREFRIDFTLPFAGDSLFEWCALCFTLMVGTGGLPHVLSRFYTVPNVRDARWSVVWGLFFIALIYWSAPAFAVFGRLLEARQGIVFTPGTARAAADVIALKTALMAGLPGWLVGMLAAGALSAAFFTVAGLLMTGAASISHDLYYSFMNPRASETARMQVAKGGTLVLAALVLLVALNPPGLIAEITAVAFALAGNTIFPLFLLGIWWDRANRYGAIAGMVTGVLCTVAQPLLGGVLPGLTSYFPVTASALCGAPLVICVMIAVSLATPAPPEEMRRFLEQEVHGHLD, encoded by the coding sequence ATGAATGACTCGTCCTGGTCCATCTTCGTCGTCCTGCTGGTGCTGCTCTCCTTCATCCTGGTCGGCCTCAGGCAGAAGTCGCGCGAGAGCCAGGAATACGGCTTCGGCGGCCGCTACACCGGCAGGATCGGCGGCGGTGCTGCCATCGCCAGCAACTGGATGAGCGCGGCAAGCCTCATGGGTCTGGCGGGGATCATCTACCTGCGCGGCTACCAGGGGCTCGCCTACGTGATCGGCTGGACCGGCGGCTACGTGCTCCTTTTGGTGCTCCTGGCGAGCCAGATCCGCCGTTTCGGCAAGTTCACCACCCCCGAGTTCGTGGGCGAGCGCTACGGCTCCCCCGCCGCGCGGCTCATGGCCGCGGTGATCGCCATCGCCATCTCGATCATCTACTGCGTGGCCCAGTTCAAGGGGATCGGTCTCATCTTCGCCTTCATGTTCGACATCGGCTACGAGCAGGGGGTGATCTACGGTGCCCTGGCCGTGGTTTCCTACCTGGTGGTTTCCGGCGCGCTCGGCGTTCCGCGCAACCAGCAGTTGCAGTACCTGGTGATCTGCGTCGCCTTCATCGTGCCGCTCATGTGGCTCGCCAGAAAGCTCGGCTACTTCTGGTTGCTGCCGCAGTTCGGCTACGGCCGCGCCCTCACCGACCTGGCCCGCGAGTTCCGCATCGACTTCACCCTCCCCTTCGCCGGGGACTCGCTCTTCGAGTGGTGCGCCCTCTGCTTCACCCTCATGGTGGGGACCGGCGGGCTTCCCCACGTGCTGTCGCGCTTCTACACCGTCCCCAACGTCCGGGACGCGCGCTGGAGCGTGGTCTGGGGGCTCTTCTTCATCGCCCTCATCTACTGGTCCGCCCCCGCCTTCGCCGTCTTTGGCAGGCTTTTGGAGGCGCGCCAGGGCATCGTCTTCACCCCCGGGACGGCCCGCGCCGCAGCCGACGTGATCGCACTGAAGACCGCGCTCATGGCTGGGCTTCCGGGGTGGCTGGTGGGGATGCTGGCCGCCGGCGCCCTGTCGGCCGCCTTCTTCACCGTAGCCGGGCTATTGATGACCGGGGCCGCCTCCATCTCCCATGACCTCTACTACAGCTTCATGAACCCCAGGGCCAGCGAGACCGCGCGCATGCAGGTGGCCAAAGGGGGAACCCTGGTGCTGGCGGCGCTGGTGCTCCTGGTGGCGCTGAACCCGCCCGGGCTCATCGCCGAGATTACCGCGGTCGCCTTCGCATTGGCGGGGAACACCATCTTCCCCCTGTTCCTTTTGGGGATCTGGTGGGACCGGGCCAACCGGTACGGTGCCATCGCCGGCATGGTCACCGGCGTGCTCTGTACCGTCGCCCAGCCGTTGTTGGGGGGAGTTCTGCCGGGCCTCACCTCCTATTTCCCGGTCACCGCCTCGGCCCTGTGCGGCGCCCCGCTGGTCATCTGCGTCATGATCGCCGTCTCCCTCGCGACCCCCGCCCCCCCCGAGGAGATGAGGCGCTTCCTGGAGCAGGAGGTGCACGGGCATTTGGATTAA
- a CDS encoding putative nucleotidyltransferase substrate binding domain-containing protein: protein MPMLLGTKGDDILKWRASTELVESLKKRLERKWGSSSSREAEAFLGTLIDTFKEELAYEDQLDEELAALNLAIAEAASPADLVPLQARYREVVAAHFRRRNSPLALCGACNALHDKVLQRAAQLAEERMRDLGQGTAPVYALLVSGDRGRGEQTLYGRNRYLLLHQLDSQRFYLFCRQLTQALHEAGLLAEGETPWHGSLSEWRSLLKNGDRDKQPPSPELEPLLPFAAAQKQAAPPLPEWRWRLESMADLCQVAGFEPLAEQALSAAAAALKEQRGRDPFFQLARRVINLPLALGHFGRWRLERSGEHQGEIDIETLGLSPLVQLVRILALQAEVHEGGTLERVRQLLYRGALDVDLAERLLKALQCLMQLRIEGEIRSEGAAAFANPEEFSMTLDGRLRAALEAVLSLQKIAYQRLVGQV from the coding sequence ATGCCCATGCTTTTGGGAACCAAGGGAGACGACATCCTCAAGTGGCGCGCCAGCACGGAGCTGGTGGAGAGCCTCAAGAAGCGCCTGGAGCGCAAGTGGGGCAGCAGCTCGTCGCGCGAGGCGGAGGCCTTCCTCGGTACGCTGATCGACACCTTCAAGGAAGAACTGGCCTACGAGGACCAGCTGGACGAGGAGCTGGCGGCACTGAATCTCGCCATCGCCGAGGCTGCCTCCCCCGCCGACCTGGTGCCGCTCCAGGCGCGCTACCGGGAAGTTGTCGCCGCCCATTTCCGGCGCCGCAACTCCCCCCTGGCCCTGTGCGGCGCCTGCAACGCGCTGCACGACAAGGTGCTGCAAAGGGCGGCACAACTGGCCGAGGAACGCATGCGCGACCTGGGACAGGGAACGGCGCCCGTCTACGCCCTGCTCGTCTCCGGGGACCGCGGCCGCGGCGAGCAGACCCTCTACGGCCGCAACCGCTACCTGTTGCTGCACCAGCTCGACTCCCAGCGCTTCTACCTGTTCTGCCGCCAGCTCACCCAGGCGCTCCACGAGGCCGGGCTCCTCGCCGAGGGGGAAACGCCCTGGCACGGCTCCCTCTCCGAATGGCGCTCCCTGTTGAAGAACGGGGACCGTGACAAGCAGCCCCCCTCCCCCGAGCTAGAGCCGCTGCTCCCCTTCGCCGCCGCGCAGAAGCAGGCGGCGCCCCCGCTTCCCGAGTGGCGCTGGCGCCTGGAATCGATGGCCGATCTCTGCCAGGTCGCGGGCTTCGAGCCGCTGGCCGAACAGGCGCTCAGCGCGGCGGCGGCCGCCCTGAAGGAACAGCGCGGCCGCGATCCCTTTTTCCAGCTGGCGCGCCGGGTGATCAACCTCCCGCTCGCCCTCGGGCACTTCGGCCGCTGGCGGCTGGAACGCAGCGGCGAGCACCAGGGGGAGATCGACATCGAGACGCTGGGGCTCTCCCCCCTGGTACAACTGGTGCGCATCCTGGCGCTGCAGGCGGAGGTGCATGAAGGGGGAACGCTGGAGCGGGTGCGGCAGCTCCTGTACCGGGGGGCGCTGGACGTGGACCTGGCGGAACGGCTCTTGAAGGCGTTGCAGTGCCTGATGCAGTTGAGGATCGAGGGGGAGATCCGCAGCGAAGGGGCGGCAGCCTTCGCCAATCCGGAAGAGTTCAGCATGACGCTGGACGGGCGCCTCAGGGCCGCACTGGAGGCGGTACTGAGCCTGCAGAAGATCGCCTACCAGAGGCTGGTGGGACAGGTATAG
- a CDS encoding sugar phosphate isomerase/epimerase family protein — translation MRISISAGTLFTFPLPKAFAMAREAGFDGVELVINQEFQKVNSRRLVQELAQIMPIFSIHAPFLQLDGWGSPVDSLKRCVEIAADCGIGLVNFHPPSWLGLEFSYWRWLYRMQDFQQEIGGNQVAVTLENMPWTGKYRINGYILSDTQKLIEFLQERNLYLTFDCTHMGSGRANFINDFYLCYNSGRIRNIHFSDYGHGRQHLLPGHGILPLTRFLNHLRNTAYNDILTLELSPHEFPKGEGIIQESLKEILAYLRQETAKTTP, via the coding sequence ATGCGCATATCCATCTCCGCAGGAACGCTGTTCACCTTTCCCCTCCCCAAGGCCTTCGCCATGGCCCGGGAAGCCGGCTTCGACGGCGTGGAACTGGTGATCAACCAGGAGTTCCAGAAGGTGAACTCCCGGCGCCTGGTGCAGGAGCTCGCGCAGATCATGCCGATCTTCTCGATCCATGCCCCGTTCCTGCAGCTGGACGGCTGGGGAAGTCCGGTGGATTCTTTGAAACGTTGCGTGGAGATCGCCGCGGACTGCGGCATCGGGCTGGTGAACTTCCATCCCCCTTCCTGGCTGGGGCTGGAGTTCTCGTACTGGCGCTGGCTGTACCGGATGCAGGACTTCCAGCAGGAGATCGGGGGGAACCAGGTGGCGGTCACTCTGGAGAACATGCCCTGGACCGGCAAGTACCGGATCAACGGCTACATCCTCTCCGACACCCAGAAGCTGATCGAATTCCTCCAGGAGAGGAACCTCTACCTCACCTTCGACTGCACCCACATGGGGAGCGGGCGGGCCAATTTCATCAACGACTTCTACCTCTGCTACAACAGCGGCCGGATCAGGAACATCCACTTCTCCGACTACGGGCACGGCCGGCAGCACCTCTTGCCGGGGCACGGCATCCTGCCGCTCACCCGCTTCCTGAACCACCTGCGCAACACCGCCTACAACGACATCCTGACCCTCGAGCTTTCCCCCCACGAGTTCCCCAAAGGAGAAGGGATCATCCAGGAAAGCCTCAAGGAGATCCTTGCCTACCTGAGGCAGGAGACCGCCAAGACTACCCCCTGA
- a CDS encoding universal stress protein, translating into MLNLRKKILVAIDGSPLSDKAAEEAIRFAAGIPSQFKSKVYGLLVLPNAPRNTFTDFVPARPITEQDQWTELKERIFYVVEKLAAELEVPLETAVVYGDPADELIRFSQKEEIDVIVIGSTGKGFLKRKLLGSVSHKVVRDAKCSVYVVRG; encoded by the coding sequence ATGCTCAACCTGCGCAAGAAGATCCTGGTGGCCATCGACGGCTCACCGCTTTCGGACAAGGCCGCCGAGGAGGCGATCCGTTTCGCGGCGGGCATCCCGAGCCAGTTCAAGAGCAAGGTCTACGGGCTCCTGGTGCTCCCCAACGCGCCGCGCAATACCTTCACCGATTTCGTCCCCGCGCGCCCCATCACGGAACAGGACCAGTGGACCGAACTCAAGGAACGCATCTTCTACGTCGTGGAGAAGCTCGCCGCCGAACTGGAGGTGCCGCTGGAGACTGCGGTGGTCTACGGGGATCCCGCCGACGAGCTGATCCGCTTCTCGCAGAAGGAGGAGATCGACGTGATCGTGATCGGAAGCACCGGCAAGGGGTTCCTGAAACGGAAACTCCTGGGGAGCGTGTCGCACAAGGTGGTGCGCGACGCCAAATGCTCGGTCTACGTGGTCAGGGGGTAG
- a CDS encoding inositol monophosphatase family protein: MSIEVGLQQMLDVAVAAAREAGALQKQRLWGDFSFSFKGEVDIVTEVDRACEEMIVNRIRSTFPGHSFLAEENLYADGDPEWRWIIDPLDGTTNYAHGFPWFCVSIALEREGELTLGVIYHCMMDELFTTTRGGGAFLNGDPIHVSSRTPLRQSLIATGFPYDAARGNENNFRNFFELQLAARGVRRAGAAALDLAYVAAGRLDGYWECKLKPWDVAAGALLVREAGGRVTNHKGEPHRVDDHRILATNGLIHDEIETLLERAGNAAPVL; this comes from the coding sequence ATGTCCATTGAGGTCGGGCTGCAACAGATGCTCGATGTCGCGGTCGCCGCGGCACGGGAGGCGGGGGCTCTCCAGAAGCAGAGGCTCTGGGGGGATTTCAGCTTCTCCTTCAAGGGGGAGGTCGACATCGTGACCGAGGTGGACCGGGCCTGCGAGGAGATGATCGTGAACCGGATCAGGAGTACCTTTCCCGGCCACAGCTTCCTGGCCGAGGAGAACCTCTACGCAGACGGCGATCCGGAGTGGCGCTGGATCATCGACCCCTTGGACGGCACCACCAACTACGCCCACGGCTTCCCCTGGTTCTGCGTCTCCATCGCTCTCGAGCGGGAGGGGGAACTGACCCTCGGGGTGATCTACCACTGCATGATGGACGAGCTGTTCACGACGACCCGGGGGGGAGGGGCCTTCCTGAACGGAGATCCCATCCACGTCTCCAGCAGAACTCCGCTGAGGCAGTCCCTGATCGCCACCGGCTTTCCCTATGACGCCGCGCGCGGCAACGAGAACAACTTCCGCAACTTCTTCGAACTGCAGCTTGCCGCGCGCGGGGTGCGCCGGGCGGGCGCCGCGGCGCTCGACCTGGCCTACGTGGCTGCGGGGCGGCTGGACGGTTACTGGGAGTGCAAACTGAAACCGTGGGACGTGGCGGCCGGCGCGCTGCTGGTCCGGGAGGCGGGGGGGAGGGTGACCAATCACAAGGGGGAGCCGCACCGGGTCGACGACCACCGCATCCTGGCCACCAACGGGCTCATCCACGACGAGATAGAGACCCTGCTGGAGCGGGCGGGAAACGCCGCGCCGGTTTTGTGA
- a CDS encoding ferritin family protein, which translates to MDSRDMVLRKEGDGIGYYQRCSAESGVVGLSTIFRMFSDDELRHAGALRALRDGGRVDLPHSATLEGAKSILRRLSVRELSRYRGDLSLYRNAMQFEALSARACSELAREALHPWEREMFQTMADEDEIHFTLLEEMQELLEDSDVH; encoded by the coding sequence ATGGATTCCAGGGACATGGTGCTCCGGAAGGAAGGGGACGGCATAGGGTATTACCAGCGTTGCAGCGCGGAGTCGGGGGTCGTGGGGCTCTCCACCATCTTCAGGATGTTCAGCGACGACGAGCTGCGTCACGCGGGGGCGCTGCGTGCGCTGCGGGACGGCGGCAGGGTGGACCTGCCCCACTCGGCCACGCTGGAGGGGGCGAAGAGCATCCTGCGTCGGCTCTCGGTTCGCGAACTCTCCCGCTACCGGGGCGATCTCAGCCTGTATCGGAACGCCATGCAGTTCGAGGCGCTTTCGGCGCGTGCCTGCTCCGAACTGGCCCGCGAGGCGCTGCACCCCTGGGAGCGCGAGATGTTCCAGACCATGGCCGACGAGGACGAGATCCACTTCACGCTGCTCGAGGAGATGCAGGAACTTCTGGAGGATAGCGATGTCCATTGA